A DNA window from Camelina sativa cultivar DH55 chromosome 13, Cs, whole genome shotgun sequence contains the following coding sequences:
- the LOC109128486 gene encoding uncharacterized protein LOC109128486: MSAARSAITKLRLARSLGESQIGGSRSVESTRGPAIRCFSDDKGRVLSEEERAKESMYIQKMEKEILERKKKLEQQKLASEKGSADKKPEGSKP, translated from the exons ATGTCGGCGGCTCGCTCTGCGATCACAAAGCTAAGGTTGGCTCGATCCTTGGGGGAGAGTCAGATTGGAGGATCGCGTTCGGTGGAATCGACTCGAGGACCGGCGATTCGTTGCTTCAGCGACGACAAAGGTCGTGTGCTCAGCGAAGAGGAACGCGCGAAAGAGAGCATGTACATccag AAAATGGAGAAGGAGATActggagaggaagaaaaaactCGAGCAACAGAAGCTAGCTAGTGAGAAAGGAAGTGCAGACAAG AAACCTGAGGGAAGCAAGCCATGA
- the LOC104734482 gene encoding transcription factor DIVARICATA-like: MASSQWTRSEDKMFEQALVLFPEGSPNRWERIADQLHKSAGEVREHYEALVHDVFEIDAGRVDVPDYMDDSAAAAASAGWDSAGQISFGSKHADSERKRGTPWTENEHKLFLIGLKRYGKGDWRSISRNVVVTRTPTQVASHAQKYFLRQNSVKKERKRSSIHDITTVDTTLAMPGSNMDWTGQHGSPVHAPQQQQQIMSEFGQQLTTPGHFEDFGFRM; encoded by the exons ATGGCGTCGAGTCAGTGGACAAGGTCGGAGGATAAGATGTTTGAGCAAGCTTTGGTTCTTTTCCCTGAAGGATCTCCTAATCGGTGGGAGAGAATCGCTGATCAGCTTCACAAATCTGCTGGTGAAGTTAGGGAGCATTACGAGGCTTTGGTTCACGATGTCTTTGAGATTGATGCTGGTCGTGTTGATGTCCCTGATTACATGGATGactccgccgccgccgccgcctcGGCTGGTTGGGACTCCGCTGGTCAGATCTCCTTCGGCTCTAAACATGCTGACagtgaaagaaaaagaggaacTCCTTGGACTGAGAACGAACACAA ATTGTTTCTGATTGGATTAAAGAGATATGGTAAGGGAGATTGGAGAAGCATCTCGAGGAACGTTGTGGTTACGAGGACGCCGACGCAAGTCGCGAGTCACGCACAGAAGTATTTTCTGAGACAGAACTCGGTTAAGAAGGAAAGGAAAAGGTCGAGCATACACGACATCACGACTGTTGACACTACCTTGGCTATGCCTGGGTCTAACATGGACTGGACTGGACAGCACGGGAGTCCTGTTCACGCAccgcagcagcaacaacagattATGTCTGAGTTCGGTCAGCAATTGACTACTCCTGGTCATTTTGAGGATTTCGGTTTTCGGATGTGA